The proteins below come from a single Chryseobacterium nepalense genomic window:
- a CDS encoding DUF6759 domain-containing protein — MKKNIIYIVLCILLSCKSTGIAKPSQNILESNDIKEIENYLATTHPDDPKRSVLKPKLIALKNAEWTKGKKDAKPMEARPVISEIPSAALKNPNSEEAEEFKRLISATSKEHKEKTVKLLDAMFNEDVNSKEVILLFKNLSDCNLVLKIQGKDFYNLAVPAKGENFIVINKGFYTLKGNVCDVVYSSQKDLNKSIFLTISNPEPAGGNNKKK; from the coding sequence ATGAAAAAAAATATTATTTACATTGTGCTATGTATCCTGCTATCCTGTAAGAGTACCGGTATCGCAAAACCTTCACAAAATATTTTAGAAAGTAACGATATCAAAGAAATTGAAAATTATCTGGCCACAACGCATCCGGACGATCCTAAGAGAAGTGTTCTGAAACCCAAACTTATTGCACTGAAAAACGCTGAATGGACTAAAGGAAAAAAGGACGCCAAACCCATGGAAGCAAGGCCTGTTATCAGCGAAATACCGAGTGCTGCACTCAAGAATCCTAATTCTGAAGAAGCTGAAGAGTTTAAACGCCTTATTTCCGCCACTTCAAAAGAACATAAAGAAAAGACGGTAAAGCTGCTTGATGCAATGTTCAATGAAGACGTGAACAGCAAAGAAGTGATTCTGTTGTTTAAAAATCTATCAGATTGTAACCTGGTTCTGAAAATTCAGGGAAAAGATTTTTATAACCTGGCTGTTCCCGCAAAAGGTGAAAATTTTATTGTAATCAACAAAGGGTTTTATACATTAAAAGGAAATGTCTGTGACGTAGTCTATTCCTCTCAAAAAGACCTGAACAAGAGTATATTTTTAACCATCAGTAACCCT